The sequence ACCGGCTGCAAACCCTGTCGCAGCTGATGACCGAGGCCGGGCGCCAGGCCTGGGTCATGGCCTATAATGATGCCTATTTCCTGACCTTTCTCATCGCGCTGACCGCGCTTGCGGCGCTGGTCCTGCATGTGCTGCGCGACTGGATCTGGGCCAGGATGAACGCCGCATTCGGTGCAAAACCCGAAATCTCCTCTCCCCCTTCAGAACAGAGCTGACGCCATGAGCCGTTCCTTCTTTGTGCCCACCATTATCGCCGGGGTGATTGGCCTCGCGGGGCTGTTGCTGGTGCTTTTCGCCTGGCATCTGCCGCCTTTCGCACCCTCGGCCCCCACCACTGAAAACGCCTATCTGCGCGGTCGGGTCACCACGATCTCCCCGCAGCTGTCCGGCTATATCGCGAAAGTGGAGGTCCAGGATTTCCAGGAAGTGCGCGAGGGCGATGTGATCGCGGTGCTTGACGACCGCATCTACCGCCAGAAACTTGCCCAGGCCGAAGCCGGGCTGGCCGGCGCAAAAGCTGCGATGGAGGTCGCGGTGCAGAATGTGCGCTCGGCCGAGGCGGTGCTGAAATCGGATGCGGCGGCGCTGGCCTCGGCCGATCTCGCCGTGGAAACCGCGCGGTCCGACAACAGCCGCACCACATCGCTGCGCGAACGCGGCGTGGCGACCGAGGCGGCGCTGGAACAGACCGAACTTGCGCTGCAAAAGGCGCTGACCGCCCAGACCCAGGCTCAGGCCACGATGGATGTGCAGCGCGAACAGCTCGCCAATGCGAAGGTGCAGATCGCAAGTGCCCAGGCCCAGATCGACAATGCCAATGCCGCCGTGGAACTCACCCGGATCGACCTCGGGAACACCGTGATTCGCGCGCCGGCTGCGGGAAAGCTGGGGCAAATCGCGGTCCGGGTCGGGCAATATGTCTCGCCCGGCACCGCGCTGGTCTCGCATGTCGGCCAGGATCTCTGGCTGATCGCGAATTTCAATGAGAGCAGCCTGAACAGTCTCGCCGTCGGCCAGAAGGTGCGCTTCAGCGTCGATGCGCTGCATGGCCAGGTCTTTACCGGCGTGATCGAGAGTTTCTCGCCTGCCACCGCCTCGGAATTCAGCCTGATCGCCGGCACCAATGCCACCGGCAATTTCACCAAGATCGCACAGCGTGTGCCGGTCCGGATCAGGATTGACCCTGGGCAGGCGCGGGCCGAACTGCTGGCACCGGGCTTTTCGGTGGTCGCCTCGGTGCAGCCGGACTGACGCGGGATGGCTTTCTGCCCCCGCAGGCGACTTTTCAATGAAGCGATGGATCTCTCGATCGGGATCGAACGCCAGCACCAGAACCGTGAGCCCCGGGCGCGGAGCCGGGGCCGGCTGCGCCCAGAGCACCGATTACCGCGCGGTCTGGCATGAGGTGATGGAGGTCGACGGCCCGGCGGGAGCGAATTGCAGCTCGCCCTGGAAGATCCGAGGCTGCGACGCCGCAACCTGCTTCTGGGCATGCTGAGGCCACCGGATGCAGGGGCCTGGCCGACACGGACATTACAAACAGAATGGCCGAGCTGCAGCCCGTCGTCCTGCCTGATGGCAGTCGTGGGACACCTGGCCCGCGCAGCCGTGTTGCGCTTGACTTAGACGGGAGCAGGCGGCGGGTGCCCCGGCCCTTGCTGGGCGCCGCGCCGGCAACGGCGATCCTCGGCGCCATCGGCCAGCTCCCCCCCGTACTGGAACGGGGTTCGGCCGGCAGCGGTCTTTCCTCGCGGTTGGATGGCACGCTCAGTAGTGAGCCGGGCCCCGAGGCGGGCGACGCGGATAGCGCAGGCGGCGGTGCCGCGCAGCTTCTGGGCACCATCCCGCCCGGCGGTACTGGCGGGCGGGGTTTGAACAGGTAGACCGACACGGAGTTTCCCAACCCCGAAGCCGTTGACATCATAAGGGCCGAAGTGCTGTACGACCATAAGCTGACCAAGCCGTCGGATAACTTCAAAGGCAGCACCGTCAGAGTGCATGATATCCTGCTTTCGGGCAAAAGCTCGGGTTTCCGGCTCAGGGTCTCGGCCAGCGTCAATACCACCGCTCCGGAACTCTGGCGGTCTTCCGCGCTGAGCCGGCATGAGGCGGTGCGCCAGACATCCTGGCGCGTGGCTTCGGCCTCGCCCGGCCCTGGTCAGAGAGCGGCCAGGGCGTTGCGGAAGGCGGCGATCACCGCCTCGTCCCGGCGATAGAACACCCATTGTCCGATCCGCTCCCGCACGATCAGCCCCGCCGCCGTCAGCACCGCAAGATGTGCCGAGACCGAAGATTGCGCGAGGCCGCAGCGCGCGAATTGCCCGGCGCAGATACCCAGATCATGGGGCAGCGCCTGGTCGGGGAAATGTTGCTCCGGCGTGCGCATCCAGGCCAGCATCTGCCGCCGCGCCGGATGCGCCAGGGCCTTCAGGATCAGATCCTCATCCATGTCCGCACCTCTGCCGGGTCTCTCTCAGGAGATCAATTCTGTCTTATATCGTAAAAATCCGATATATCATTTTACAAATCCCGATATAAACTCTGCCCGTCTTTAGCAGGAATGTCATCATGAGCCGTGACCGTCAGCTTCACCTCGGCGCCTTCATGCGGCCGGTCTCGCTGCATACCGGCGCATGGCGCTATCCCGGTGCCTGGCCGGATGCGAATTTCAACCTCCGCCATCTGACCTATATGGCGCAAAGGCTCGAGGCGGCGAAGTTTGACGCCTTTTTCATGGCCGACCACCTTGCCGTGCTGAATATGCCGGTCGAGGCGCTCAGGCGCAGCCATACCGTCACCTCGTTTGAACCCTTCACGCTGTTATCCGCGCTGGCGGCGGTGACGGAACGGATCGGGCTGATCGCGACGGCCTCGACCAGCTATGACGAGCCCTATCACGTCGCGCGGCGCTTTGCCTCGCTGGATCATATTTCCGGCGGGCGCGCGGGGTGGAACATCGTCACCACTTCAAACCCCGATGCGGCCCTGAATTTCGGGCGCGAAGACCAGCCTGACCATGCCGACCGCTATGCACGGGCGCGGGAGTTCTATGATGTGGTGACCGGGCTCTGGGACACGTTTGCCGATGATGCCTTCACGCGTGACCTGCAAAGCGGCCAGTATTTCGACCCGGGCCGGATGCATGTGCTGGGACACAAAGGGCCAGAGCTTTCGGTGCGCGGACCGCTGAACATCGCGCGGCCTCCGCAGGGCTGGCCAGTGATCGTGCAGGCCGGCGCCTCCGAGCCCGGTCGCCAGCTTGCGGCGGAAACCGCCGAGGCGGTGTTTGCCGCGCCGCAAAGCCTCGCCGATGGACGCGCCTTTTATGCCGATGTGAAAGCGCGGGCGGTGGCGGCGGGCCGGGCGCGCGAAGATATCGTGATCCTGCCCGGCGCCTTTGTGATCGTGGGCGAGACCATTGCCGAGGCAAAGGCGAAACGTGCCGCGCTTGACAGTCTGGTCTATTCTGAAAGCGCCATCGCGTCCCTGTCGATCGCGCTCGGGCTTGATGCATCGGGCTTTGACCCGGATGCGCCTTTGCCCGAGGATCTGCCCGAGACCAACCAGTCGAAATCCAGCCGCGACCGGGTGATCGCAATGGCCCGAAGCGAGGGGCTGACCGTTCGTCAGCTGGCGCAGCGACAGGGCGGCTATTCCGGCCTCTCTTTCATCGGCACACCCGCAAGCATCGCCGATGAAATGGAGGAATGGCTCGACCAGGGCGGCTCTGACGGGTTCAACATCATGTTCCCCTTCCTGCCGGCGGGGCTGACCGATTTCACCGATCAGGTGGTGCCGGAACTGCAACGCCGCGGCCTTTTCCGTCGCGACTATGAAGGGACAACGCTGCGCAACCACCTTGGCCTGAAGCGCCCGCCGAACCGGTTCTTTCCGGCCTGAACCGGCGTTCAGCCGTTCCCGGCCAGCCCCGCCCTGAGCAGATCGCCGTGATGGGCATGCGCCACATCGGGATGCGAGCGCAGGCGGCTTTTCAGATGGTTCAGCCCGACATTACGAAAGAGCGGGTTCAGCGGGTCGACCGTCAGCCCGCGTTCGCGGCTTTTCAGCGCATCTGGCAGCGGCAGGACCGGGATTTCGGCATCGTAATGCGCGCCTAGGAAGAAGGCGTAGGAAAACCGCTCCACCCCAGGCGGCGGGGCGATCACGTCATGCACATCCGCGCGCACGAAGCCATTGGTCGCCAGCTCTAAAAGCTCGCCCGAATTGATCACGAATGTGCCCGGCAGCGGCGGCACCCTGATCCAGTCTCCCTCAAGCGTCTGAACCCGCAGCCCCTCGACCTCGTCTTGCAAGAGAATGGTGATGATGCCGCCATCCTTATGCGCGCCGACCCCCTGATCGGTTTCGGCCACATCGCGCCCCGGATAGCGGATCAGTTTCAGAAGCTGGGTCGGCTGCGGGTCGTAAACCGCGCGGAACGCCTCCGCCTCGAGGCCAAGCGCCAGCGCAATCGCCTGCAAAAGGTCGATCCCAAGCGCCGTCACCCGCTCCTGATAATCCAGCACCACCGGTTTCAGATCGGGCAGCGCGTCGGGCCATTGGTTTGGGCCATGCAGCCGGCTCCAGGGATCTGTACCATCCGGGAGGGGCTCGCCTTCGGTGTTGAAATCGATCTGCTCACGCCAGTCCTGCTCGCCGCGCGTGTGTTCCAGCCCGGCGCGGTTATAGCCGCGAAAATGCGGCGACTTCACCATCTCGACCGCCAGCTTATCCGCCTCGGGCAGCGCAAAAAACGCCCGTGACAGGCGTTTGAGATCCTGGATCAGCGTCTCGGGGACATCATGGCCGGTCAGGTAGAAAAACCCGTGATCATGAAGCACCGCGCGCAGTTCCTCAACGAAAGAGGCACGCGCGTCAGGCCCGGCATGGAAACGCGAGACATCGAGAATGGGAAGGGTGCTGGACAATGTGGGCTCCTGATCCGGCGCATGGCAAGGTAAGATGCGGGGAGAGGGAGGGCCCTCCCCGCCCCGGGGTTTACGCCCGGGTTTCGCGGCGGGACTTTACGCGGCCTTGCGGTCGCGATTGCCCGATGCCGCCGCAAGAGCCTGCTTCAGATCGGCGATGATATCCTCCGGATGCTCGATCCCGATCGAAAGCCGCACATAGCCCGGCGTGACGCCTGCGGCCTGTTGTTCAGCCCCGGTCAGCTGCTGATGCGTGGTCGAGGCCGGATGGATCGCGAGACTGCGCGCATCGCCGATATTCGCCACGTGATGGAAAAGCTGCAGCGCGTCGATAAAGGCGCGGCCGGCATCAACGCCGCCTTCCAGCTCGAACCCGATCAGCGCACCATAGCCGCCTTCCAGATAGGTATCGGCGCGGCGCCGGGCCTCGCCGCCTTGCAGGCCGGGATAGATCACCTGGGTCACACCTGGCAGCGCGGCCAGCACATCCGCTACCTGACGGGCGTTTTCATTGTGCTGGCGGATGCGCAAAGGCAACGTCTCCAGCCCCTGCAACGTCAGGAAGGCGTTTTGCGGCGCGACCGAGGCGCCGATGTCACGCAGCAGCTTGACCCGCGCGCGCAGCACATAGGCGATGGGGCCAAGGGGTTTCGAAGCCTCGGTCCAGATCGCGCCGTGATAGGCGGCATCGGGCTGGGTCAAAAGCGGGAAACGGGCGGCGTGGGCCTCCCAGTCGAAATTGCCGCCATCAATGATCGCGCCGCCAATCGCGGTGCCATGACCGCCGATATATTTCGTTGTCGAATAGACCACCACCGCTGCGCCATGTTTCAGGGGCTTTGCGGTCAAAGGCGCCGCCGTATTGTCGAGGATCAGCGGCACGCCGAGCTTGCGGCCCAGCTCGGCCACTTCCGCGATCGGGAAGACCTGGAGCTTGGGGTTCGGCAGCGTCTCGCCAAACCAGGCGCGGGTTTTGTCGTCAGTCGCTTTGGCGAAATTCTGCGGATCGGCCTGATCCACGAACCGCACCTCGATGCCGAACTGCTTCAGCGTATTCGACAACAGCGTGACCGTGCCGCCATAGAGATCAGTCGAGGAGACGATATTGTCGCCGGCCTGGGCGATATTCGTCAGCGCGAAAAACGTCGCGGCCTGCCCCGAGGCCAGAGCCAGCGCCGCCGCGCCGCCCTCGATCTGCGCGAGCCGGGTTTCCAGCGCGTCAGTCGTCGGATTGCCGATGCGGGAATAGATGTTTCCCAGCTCCTCTAGTGCGAACAGACGCGCGGCATGGGCGGTATCGTCAAACTGGAAGCTGGTATTCTGGTAGATCGGCACCGCGAGCGAGCCGGTCGCCGGGTCGGTGCGCCAGGTGCCGCCATGCAGGGCGAGCGTCTCGGGGTGCAGGCTGGTCGTCGCCATCGGGATCATCCTTTCTGGTGGATCAGGGGGTCGGGCAACGGCCCGCAAGGTGAGATGGGACCAGCATCGTCAAATCATCACGATTGTTTCAATCGTCTTATCAGGGGCGTTCAGGGAAGGAGATTTCCTTCGCCCCTGCCCCGGCAGGAGAGTTGATCTTTTCTGCGCGAAACCGCCCCGGAACGGGAAGAACCACAGAGAATTTCTTTGCCTGGCATGGCCGCGCAGCCTGTATCTGACGTGATTCGAAAAGCAGCGCCGGCGGGCGGCAGCAGAATTATTCTCCGCGCCGTCCCTGCGGCGAAAGAGAGCTGCTCTTCAGTCGCATAATTACAGAAATATCATGTAAATCAGCAAGATACTTGATATAATTCAGGCTCCGCGCTCGGATTGGCTCATGAAACCGGCAGATATCGGAGCATCTTTCCATGAGCTATGAACGACTTTTCGGCCGCACCCTGCGCGGTCTTGCAGCAGCAGCGGCACTTGCCGCAACTGCCCTTCCCGCGACCGCAGGCGGCACGCTGGACGCGATCAAAGAGCGCGGCGTGATCAAGGTCGGTGTCGGCACCACACCGGGTTTCTTCTCGCCCGACAGCGAGGGCAAATGGCAGGGCTTCTTCATTGATTATGGCCGGGCGCTCTCGATCGCGGTCTTCAATGAAGACGGCAAGGTGGAGTTCACCAATTCGTCGCCGCAACAGCGCCTGCCCGCGCTTCAGGCCGGCGAATTTGACATCCTCCTGTCGGGCGTCACCGTCACAATCAACCGCGCCTTCAATCTCGGCTTCCATTTCGGGCCGACGGTGTTTTATGACGGCCAGGGCATCCTTGCGCGCAAGGAGCTTGGCGTGACCTCGGCGGCAGAGCTCGACGGCGCGGTGATCGGGGTGCAATCGGGCACCACGGGCGAGCTGAACATCGCCGATTTCTTCCGCAAATCCGGCCATGAATTCACGCCGGTCACCATCGAAGACACATCGGAATTCATCGCAGCCCTTGAATCGGGCCGGGTCGATGCGATCACCCAGGACAGCTCGGATCTCGTGGGCAAGCTGCAACAGCTGAAGAACCCCGATGACTATGTTCTGCTGCCCGAGCGCCTGTCGAAAGAGCCGCTCGCGCCTGCGATCAAGGCCGGTGATGACCAATGGCTCGAAATCGTCAACTGGACCGTCTATGCCACGATCCAGGCCGAGGAATGGGGCATTACATCGGCCAATGTCGACGAGTTCCTGAAATCGGAAGATCCGGCGATCCAGCGCTTCCTCGGGGTTGATCCGTCTTTGGCCGAGGCCATCGGGTTCAAGCCGGACTGGGCCTATAAGATCATCAAGACCGTGGGCAATTACGGCGAGATCTATGAGCGCCATCTGACGCCGCTGGGCTGGAAGCGCGGCTATAACGACATCTGGACCAATGGCGGGCTGCTCTATTCGCCGCCCTTCCGCTGAGCAGGTCAACAAAGGTGAGCATCCCCCTCCGTGAGGCAGGGCCCAATGAGGCAGGGCGGGGCCGGTCACCGCATCGGCGCGGGGTTATCCCCGCGCTGGTCGCATGGTGGGGGCCGCGCCCCTATACCCAGCTGGCTCTGGTCCTGGTGATCCTGGCCGGGCTTTGGCTTTTGGGCCAGAACATCGCCGCCGCGCTGGAGAAAGCCGGGATCTCGCCCGGCTTTGCCTTTCTCACGCGCGCCGCGAGTTTCCAGATCGGCGAGAGCGTGATCCCCTTCTCCGCCGGTGACACCTATCTGCGCGCCATCGGTGTTGGCGTGATCAACACGCTGCGTGTGGCCGCAGTGGGCTGCGTGCTGGCGGCTTTCCTCGGGACGGCGCTTGGGGTTCTGGGGCTGATGGGGAACCCGCTTCTGACCCGTCTGGTCAGGATCTATGTCGAGCTGATCCGCAACACGCCGCTGTTGTTGCAGCTGTTCTTCTGGATCGCACTGGCGCGCAACCTTCCGGGGCCGAAACAGGCGGTGCATGGGGGTGGTATCTGGCTGACAAATCGCGGCGTCTATGTCCCCGCGCCGGTGGTCGAGGCTGGCTGGCTCTGGCCGCTTCTGGCCTGCGCGGTCGTGATCATCGCCGTGCTGGCGCTCCGCCGGTTTGCCAGGGTGAGGCGCGGCACCTGGCCCGTTGCCCTGACGCTGATCGCCGGCATTTTCTGGCAGGCAGGCCTCAGCTTTGACATCCCCGCGCTCAAGGGGCTCAACGTGCGGGGCGGGCTGACGCTGTCGCCGGAATATGCCGCGCTTCTGATCGCGCTGGTCGTGAAATTCTCGGCCGCGATTGCCGAGATCGTGCGCGCCGGCATCCTTTCCGTCCCAGAGGGCCAGCGTGAAGCCGCCCGCGCCATGGGCCTGTCCGACTGGCAGATCATGCGCCTTGTGGTCCTGCCGCAGGCGCTCCGGGTGATCGTGCCGCTGACCACTTCGGTCTTTCTTGATCTGACCAAGGATTCGAGCCTCGCCGTCGCGATCGGCTATCCCGATCTCGTCTCGGTCCTGAATACCACCGCGAACACCACCGGCCAGGCCATCGAGGCAGTCCTGATCATGGCGGGGACCTTCCTCATGCTCAACCTATGCGTGGCCGCGCTGATGAACCATTACAACCGCCGCGTCGCGATGCGCGGAGAGGGGCGCAGATGAGCGTGATTTTTATGAATTATCGCAGCCGCGACCTGGTGGCGCCCTTGTGGCGCAGCCTTGCGGGCGGGCCGCTGAACACCGTGCTGACGCTGGCCTCGGTGCTGATGCTGGCGCTGATCCTGCCGCCTTTGATCCATTGGGCGGTTACCGACGCTGTCTTCAGCGGCACGCAAGAGGAATGCCGCGCCGCCAGCGGTGCCTGCTGGGCATTCCTGCGCGCCAAGGCGCGGTTCATCCTTTTCGCCTTCTATCCGGGCGAGCATCTCTGGCGGCCGATCCTTGTGATCGTAGCACTGCTGGGTCTGATGGTGGCATCGGCGCTGCCGCGCTTCTGGGGGCCGTACCTGATCCTCGCCTGGCCGGTCACGCTGGCACTGGCCTGGGCGCTGATGGCGGGCGGGACATGGACCGGGGGGATCCTCACGCGGGTCTCGCTGAACGACTGGGGTGGGCTGCCGGTGACGCTGCTGGTGTGGTCGACCTGCATGGCCTTTGCCTTTCCGGCGGCTGTGCTTCTGGCGCTGGCGCGGGCCTCGGATATGGGCGGGCTTCGGCTGATTGCGGTCACCTATATTGAGGTGATGCGCGCCATTCCGATGGTTGCGATCCTGTATTTCGCCATGCTGATCCTGCCGCTGGCTTTGCCGCAGGGTGTGATCCTGGATAAGCTGATCCGCGCCACGATCATGGTCGCTTTGTTCTGGACCGCCTATCTGGCAGAGGTCGTGCGGGGCGGGCTGCAAACCGTTGGCCCGGGCCAGGCCGAGGCGGCACAGTCACTCGGGCTGGGCTATTGGCGCATCATGCAACTGGTGGTGCTGCCCCAGGCCCTGCGCCAGGTGATCCCGGGGCTGGTCAATCTTGGCATCGGCTTTCTGCTGGCGACCTCGCTGCTGGCGGTGATCGGCGCGTTTGATCTTTTGAACACCGCCCGGGCCTCGACCACTGACACGCAATGGCTGGGGTTTTACGATGAGGCCTATGTCTTCGCGGCCCTGATCTATTTCCTGCTCTGCTATGGCGGCTCGCGCTACAGCCGCTGGCTGGAAACGCGGCTACGCCGGCGATGACCCTGTGCCCGCCGCAAGAGGGAATTTCCCCCGGCCCATATAGCCAGACATGGCTGTGCCAGCCGGAGGGTGGTCTTCGAAATCCTGTTCCCCCGGCCCTGATCTATCCTCTGACCTGATCCATTACGGCTCCCGGTTACCCCTTCCCTTCTTAACAAAAGCGAACCCGCATTATGACAGCATCCCTTCGAAACGGCCTTTCGCGCCGCACCCTTCTGACAACCGGCGCGGCGGCGGCGGGCCTTGGCGCGGCCGGGCTTTCGACCGGGATCAGCACACGCCGCGCCATGGCCGGCAACCTGACCAAAATCAAACTTGAATGGACCGAAGTGGCCGCCTGCCACGCCCCGGTCGGGTTCGCGCTGGAAAAGGGCATTTTCGAGAAACACGGGCTGGATGTGGAACTGTTCTACCAGGGCGCCAGCGGCCAGACCCTGATCCAGGCCCTTGCCACCCGCAAGGCCGAGGCCGGGCCGGGTCTGCTTTATGACTGGCTGAAACCGATCGAGCAGGGCTTTGACGTCAAACTTTTCGCCGGGTCGCATGGCGGCTGCCAGAGCATCCTGACACCCCAGGACAGCGGCATCAGAACGCTGGAGGATCTGCGCGGCAAAACCATCGGCACCTTTGATGTGATGTCGCCCTCGCGCGTGGCATTTTCGGTCGCGCTGAAGAAAGCCGGGCTTGACCCCGATCAGGATGTGACCTGGAAGGTCTTCCCCTTCGATCTGGTGGCCGAGGCCGTGCTGCGCGGCGAGGCGGACGCGCTGGCGCATATGGATCCCTGGGCTTACGGCTGGGAAAAAGAACACAAATTCCACCGCGTCGCCGATACCCAGACGCTCAGTTTCCAGGATCGGGTCTGCTGTGTGCTGGGTGTGAACGGGGATTATTATGAGAGCAATAAAGACGCGCTGAAACGCGTCGCCGCAGCCAATCTCGAGGTGCATCAGTATACCGCCGCCCATCCCGACGAGGTCGCGCAATGGTATTTCGACACTTTGCGCCCCGGCATGTCGGTCGAGACCCTGACCGAGGTTCTGGCCTCCTTCACCTATCACGAGCACTGGTTCGGCGACAAACTGCGCGATGAGGTCAGACGCGGTTATGAGGATCTGAAGCTGACCGGCGTGGCCGATGCCTCGACCGATCCGGAAGAGATCGCCAGCCGCATCACCATCGACATTTTCGCCTGACCCCTGACTGGACGACCCGGAATGAGCGATCTGCCTGAAATCGGGCGGGGGTTTACGCCTCCGCCACCCGCCTGCCCCTGCCCATCTGGCGCGACGGCCTGCTGGCCGCGCTGGCCTGGGGTTCGGTCTCGGTGGCGACACTGATCCTGCCTGATGTCATCCAATGGGGGGCGACCGGCACCTTCGCCGCGCTCACGGGCACGATCGCCGCGATCTTCCTCGCGCTGGCCTTCACCGTGCCGCCCGGGCAGCGCAGCACCCTGACGCATTACGGCCCCTGGTTTATCGTGCTGGGCCTGTGGCTTTTGCTGTGGGAGGTGATCACCGCAAAGCTCGGCTGGTTGCCTAAGCCGTTCTTTTCACCGCCCCAGGGTCTGTTGCATGTCTATATGACCGACTGGGACCGGCTTTTGATCTGTATCGCCTATACCGGGCGGCTTTGGGGGCTGGGCTTTTTCATCGGCATCTCAGCAGGCTTTCTGGCCGGGGTGGGTCTGGGCTGGTCAAAGAGGTTCGCCTATTGGGGCATGCCGGTGCTGAAACTGATCGGACCGGTGCCTGCCAGCGCCTGGATCCCCTGCGCCTTTTTCATCTTCCCCTCGACCTTTCAGGCCTCGGTGTTTCTGGTGGCACTGGCCTCGGGGATCCCGGTCGCGATCCTGACGGCATCGGGGATATCCCAGGTCAACCGCTCATTCTACGATGTGGCGCGGACGCTTGGCGCGAGCAACCGCTGGCAGGTGACCAAGATCGCCATTCCGGCGGCGCTGCCCAATGTGTTTGTCGGGCTGTTCATGGGGCTTTATTACAGCTTTGCCGTTCTGGTGGTGGCCGAAATGCTGGGCGCGAAATTCGGCCTCGGCTGGTATCTGCAGTTCAACACGGCCTATTCGGCCTATGCCAATGTCTATGCCGCGCTGATCGTCATGGCGCTGATCTGTGCCGGGCTGGTGAAGCTGTTGTTCCTGATCCGGGACCGGCTGCTGGGCTGGCAAAAGGGGATCCTCTGATGTCTGC is a genomic window of Gemmobacter sp. 24YEA27 containing:
- a CDS encoding ABC transporter substrate-binding protein codes for the protein MTASLRNGLSRRTLLTTGAAAAGLGAAGLSTGISTRRAMAGNLTKIKLEWTEVAACHAPVGFALEKGIFEKHGLDVELFYQGASGQTLIQALATRKAEAGPGLLYDWLKPIEQGFDVKLFAGSHGGCQSILTPQDSGIRTLEDLRGKTIGTFDVMSPSRVAFSVALKKAGLDPDQDVTWKVFPFDLVAEAVLRGEADALAHMDPWAYGWEKEHKFHRVADTQTLSFQDRVCCVLGVNGDYYESNKDALKRVAAANLEVHQYTAAHPDEVAQWYFDTLRPGMSVETLTEVLASFTYHEHWFGDKLRDEVRRGYEDLKLTGVADASTDPEEIASRITIDIFA
- a CDS encoding ABC transporter permease subunit is translated as MATLILPDVIQWGATGTFAALTGTIAAIFLALAFTVPPGQRSTLTHYGPWFIVLGLWLLLWEVITAKLGWLPKPFFSPPQGLLHVYMTDWDRLLICIAYTGRLWGLGFFIGISAGFLAGVGLGWSKRFAYWGMPVLKLIGPVPASAWIPCAFFIFPSTFQASVFLVALASGIPVAILTASGISQVNRSFYDVARTLGASNRWQVTKIAIPAALPNVFVGLFMGLYYSFAVLVVAEMLGAKFGLGWYLQFNTAYSAYANVYAALIVMALICAGLVKLLFLIRDRLLGWQKGIL